The Gopherus evgoodei ecotype Sinaloan lineage chromosome 8, rGopEvg1_v1.p, whole genome shotgun sequence genome includes a region encoding these proteins:
- the LOC115656420 gene encoding uncharacterized protein LOC115656420, which produces MAPRIRLTISKPLPTICETQEEILEDVTSNAEGFGSFSINSDSCSSDDYLQSICHLARPTFPVLPENNCVFQDKKVLETLQRVSWFPKLAVAQRVIPKCKLTNIFSDMMSLEKVSLVLDNAKLHPCTRADPLEQLYTQAEKTRCYRGSVYGESSGTDDIQRSHFSPCDTRRGDEIHPSTSQEKTEKQDLAGVFSFPRLPSPRPIERESSCSEQKCLKSNKITAVSENDQTQKENCTIFIDGKWIWPHPPRQKLQGNKVLSCPPRRQCVVFKTAGATEKEELKSSSYNQTVKGDVLNKQHYPQCFHVDKKAMTHSWMSECKCAWKGAKVNACLLPAIAEI; this is translated from the coding sequence ATGGCACCCCGCATACGACTGACTATATCAAAACCTCTCCCAACCATCTGTGAAACCCAGGAGGAAATTTTAGAAGATGTAACCAGCAATGCAGAAGGCTTTGGGAGCTTCTCTATCAACTCAGATTCTTGTTCCAGTGACGACTACCTTCAATCTATCTGCCATTTAGCAAGACCCACCTTCCCAGTGCTTCCTGAAAACAACTGCGTGTTCCAAGACAAGAAGGTATTAGAAACACTCCAAAGAGTGTCCTGGTTCCCAAAGCTGGCAGTGGCACAGCGCGTCATTCCAAAGTGCAAGCTGACCAACATCTTCTCAGACATGATGTCTTTAGAAAAAGTTAGTTTAGTACTTGACAATGCAAAGCTACACCCCTGTACCAGGGCTGACCCACTGGAACAGTTGTACACACAAGCGGAGAAGACACGATGCTACAGGGGTTCTGTTTATGGTGAAAGCTCTGGCACTGATGACATACAGCGTAGCCATTTCAGCCCTTGTGATACCAGGAGGGGGGATGAAATTCATCCATCCACCTCTcaagaaaaaacagagaaacaaGATCTAGCTGGGGTCTTCAGTTTTCCAAGGCTTCCCTCTCCAAGACCAATAGAGAGAGAAAGTAGCTGCTCAGAGCAGAAGTGTCTGAAAAGCAATAAGATAACGGCTGTTTCTGAAAACGATCAAACTCAGAAAGAAAATTGCACCATATTCATTGATGGTAAATGGATATGGCCACACCCACCAAGACAGAAACTGCAGGGAAACAAGGTTTTGAGCTGCCCTCCACGAAGACAATGTGTTGTGTTCAAAACAGCAGGTGCCACTGAAAAAGAAGAGCTGAAATCTTCTAGCTATAACCAAACTGTAAAGGGAGATGTTCTTAATAAGCAACATTACCCACAATGCTTTCATGTAGATAAAAAAGCCATGACCCACAGCTGGATGTCTGAGTGCAAGTGTGCCTGGAAAGGGGCAAAGGTTAATGCTTGCCTACTTCCTGCCATCGCAGAAATATGA